Proteins found in one Crassostrea angulata isolate pt1a10 chromosome 3, ASM2561291v2, whole genome shotgun sequence genomic segment:
- the LOC128177357 gene encoding ubiquitin thioesterase OTUB1-like, translating into MMAEKPFQFDPEKNYDEQTLAQQSEIEKEIASSQAIIGSRIGFDEFSAEYSEEDQIYLHKLQDLKNRFSCVRKVRGDGNCFYRAFGFRYFETLVEDKTDFKRFKDIAQKTRDDLVKLGFPEFTIDDFHENFMDVVNKLESCTVDDLLQTFNDQGLSDYLVVFLRLVVSGHLQKEADFFSNFIEGERGIKEFCNQEVEPMGKESDHIQIIALTAALGVPVRVEYMDRGEGDQCNHHHFPEDSNPVVTLLYRPGHYDILYT; encoded by the exons ATGATGGCGGAAAAACCGTTTCAATTTGATCCAG AGAAGAATTATGATGAGCAAACTTTGGCCCAACAGTCTGAGATAGAAAAAGAG ATTGCAAGCAGTCAAGCAATTATTGGCAGTAGGATTGGTTTTGATGAATTCAGTGCAGAGTATTCGGAGGAAGATCAAATCTACCTTCACAAATTACAG GATTTAAAGAATCGGTTCTCGTGTGTTCGCAAAGTGCGAGGGGACGGCaactgtttctatagagctttCGGTTTCCGATACTTTGAGACACTAGTAGAAGACAAAACAGATTTCAAAAG GTTTAAGGACATTGCACAAAAAACAAGAGATGACCTGGTCAAACTGGGATTTCCAGAGTTTACAATTGATGACTTCCATGAAAAT ttTATGGATGTAGTGAACAAATTAGAGAGCTGTACAGTTGACGACCTTCTACAAACCTTCAATGACCAGGGGTTATCTGACTACCTTGTAGTATTCCTTAG GTTGGTGGTTTCTGGACATTTACAAAAGGAAGCTGATTTCTTCAGTAATTTCATTGAAGGAGAAAGAGGAATCAAAGAATTCTGCAATCAG GAAGTGGAGCCAATGGGAAAGGAAAGTGACCACATTCAGATAATCGCCCTGACAGCAGCTCTGGGGGTGCCGGTGAGGGTAGAGTACATGGATCGTGGGGAGGGGGACCAGTGTAACCACCATCACTTCCCAGAGGATTCCAACCCAGTGGTCACCCTGCTATACCGACCCGGACACTATGACATCTTGTACACCTGA